TGGCCCGTTGATGCATGCGGTGGCGGCGAAGGCTGTCGCCATGAAGATGGCTATGACTGACGAATTTGTCGATCGGCAGCAGCGTACCTTGGATGGGGCCGCTATTTTGGCTGAACGGCTCACCGCTGCGGACTGTGTCGATGCTGGTGTGTCGGTGCTCACCGGTGGTACCGATGTGCACCTGGTGTTGGTGGATCTGCGAAACTCTGATCTCAACGGCCAGCAGGCGGAAGATCTGCTTCACGAGGTTGGGATTACCGTCAACCGAAATGCGGTGCCTTTTGATCCACGTCCTCCAATGGTGACCTCTGGGCTGCGGATCGGCACTCCGGCATTGGCTACCCGTGGTTTTGATTCCACCGCGTTTAGTGAAGTTGCCGATATTATTGCTACCGCTTTGGCCGCTGGATCCAACGCTGATGTTGATGCGCTGCGGCAGCGAGTATCGAAGCTGGCTGGGCAGTATCCGCTCTATGACGGCTTGGAAGATTGGAAGATGGTCTAAAAGGCTTCCTTTTTCCCTGCACACCCCCGACGACGCTTGGGTGCCCCTGCTTCCGGAATGGGAGCAGGGGCATTGGTGTTGAGGTGGCGTTGATCCTTAGGTGTGCGTGGTGTATCGCTTGCACCAAACCACCCACCCCGCGCGCGCTGTTGGGGGTGGATGATAGTAGGGCTGCTCTGCAGGATCGGTGCTGCGGCTCGACTATCCCGCGGGGAAGCGCGCACCTGAGAAAACCAGCTACACCCCAGGTTGAGTGCGTAGCGTGCGCAGCACTTGCCGTGCCAGCTGGGGGCAGTGGGTACGGTGATTACTGCTGTTCGGCGGCTGCCTGGTCGGCGGCGTGGAGATGGGTCAGCACAAGATGATTGAACTGTTCAGCTTGCTCAATATTGCACAAATGTGCTGCCGGTTCCAGGGAGGCAAAGGTTGATCCCGCAATAGCTGCGTGAACCTGCCGAACCACTGCTGGGGTGGTGCCGGGATCTTGGGCACCGCTGATAACCAATGTGGGAGCGGTGACTTGCGCCAAATCTGCGGCGGAATCAAATTCGGCAAGCGCTTCGCATGAGCCGGCATAGCCTTCATCCGGGCAGGCGGACACCATGGCATAGAACTCATCCCGTTTGCCGGAGGAAATTCCATAGTCGGGGGTAAACCAGCGGGTCGCTGAATCCATGGCGATCGCGGCGGTGGATTCGGCGCGAACCTTGGCTGCTTTTTCCAACCAGGTTGGTCGGTCACCGAATTTGGTGGCAGTCGATACAAGTGTCAAACTCACCACCCGCTCCGGGGCGGTGATAGCAACCATTTGTGCGACAGCCCCGCCGAGCGACAACCCCACAATATGGGCTTTTGCCCAGTTGTTTGCATCCATGACCGCGGTAATATCAGCGGCCATTGCCGCCACACTGTAGGGGCCGGCGGGAACAGGGGAGGCGCCGTGGCCGCGCTTATCGCAGTAGCAGGCGGTGAATTCGGCGCTGATTGCTTCGTGTTGGGCAAGCCACATTGACTTATTGGATCCGAGCGCGCCGATGAAAATCACCGGGAATTGATGTGTAGCAGGACTAGGTCCGGCAATGATTTCATAGGACAATTCGACTGGTTGTGCAGTCATAGTCGGTCACCTTCTTTACTGTGTTGTGCTGTGTGTACACGTTCGTCCGGTCAACGCTGCGCGGCGGCTCGTCGAGACAACCGTGGGTGAGGGTATTGGTGCCCCAGCGCCCTCAGTGGGCATGGTGGGCAGAGCCACTGGTGCCCAGCGTAGCGAAAACCCTAGAGCACAGCTGGCAGGCAAGGGGAGTAGACCGTGTGTTGTTAGGATAGCGTTACCGTTGTCTTATAGGTCACATTGATAGGTCTGCTGGGAACTATATGACTTGGATGATAACTGTATGGACACAATCAGGTTGCAGACCCCACCTTGAGGTTGTTTACGGCGGCAGGGTATGCATAATGGGTGAAGGACACGTTCGTCATACCATTGTTGGTGGCGGCCGTTCCCGGGAGATCACTGTTTATCCGTGAACCGCTGAGATGCCCGCCATATCGATTGTGGAGTTCTGCTGCAGTGTGCAGCTATCGCACTAATCGATGTGGGAAATACCATTCGATACAGATTTGGATAGTTAATACCTTGATGATTGCAAACACTCGTGCCCGTCTGGTCGCTGCTGCTTGTGCACTTGGCCTCGTCGCCACCGGCGCTGTTGCTTGCGCTAACACCGAAAACGATGTGAAGGACGCTGGCGCAACCGTCTCGAAGGGCGTTTCGGAGGCTGCTTCGTCGGCTAGCTCCGCCGCCTCTGAGGCTGCAACTGACGCCAAGGATGCTGCAAAGGACGCAGCCGACAAGGCTGAAGCTGCTGCGGAAGACGCCAAGGACGCTGCCAAGGATGCAGCTGACAAGGCTGAAGCTGCTGCCAAGGATGCCGCTGCTGATGCATCTGTCGCCCTCGACGACGACATGGTGAAGGTTCCAAATGCTGCTGGTGACGAAGTTGCCATCCCTGCAGCTATCGAAAACGCATACCAGGAGATGGGTGGCATCTCCGGCCCGGCTGGCAAGCTGGTCAATGTAACCCACAAGGGTGACGCTTGGGTTGCTTCCTACGCTGACGGCTGGCACATCGCCTACTCCAAGGACACCGGTGCCTATGTTGTGAAGGGCCTGATCGGCAAGTTCTGGTTCGAAAACGGCGCCCTTGAGCATGAAGCAGGTCTGCCGCTCAACGACGAGCAGCCAGATCGTGTCAACGGCGGCTGGACCCAGAACTTCACCAACGGTGTGATCTGGGCAAAGGAAAACGGCGACGCCGGCTTCGACCCGAAGTAAACCACCACATCACAGCGGCGAAAAGACGCCCTGCTGGCAGGAGCATACCCTTGCAACACTGCCCGGCAGCCCCCCTGTGACACCACAACTCACCACCGCACGGGAGTACTGATTACCTCAATCAATACTCATCGCCGCGCGGTGGTGAGTTTTTTCATACTGAGAATACCGTTACACCAACCGATGCCGGCGGCTACCTGGCGTTGCTGTTGCCAAGGCCGCGGTTGCCCTTTAAGGTGAGAACACATGACGAGCCCGAACTTCCTTATTCGCCCGTTAACTAAAGCTGATTATCCGCAAGTCGTTGAGATCTATGAACATGGCCTCGACACCGGTCATGCCACCTATGAGCGGCATGCGCCCACCTGGCAAAAATTCTCCTCGGTGAAAATCATGGAAACCGCATTTGTGGCGGTCGAAGCCAGCGACAACACCACGGTGCTTGGCTGGGTGACAGCAGCCCCGGTCTCGCAGCGGGCAGTGTTTCACGGCGTCGTGGAGGATTCGATCTATATTCATCCGGATGCCCGCGGCCGCGGCGTTGCCGGTGCGCTCCTCGACAAGCTCATCGAAGTCTGTATCGAACTGGAAAAATGGGCAATCCACTCGTGGATCTTCCCCGAAAACGAAGGATCGAAGAAACTTCACCAGTCGCGCGGGTTTGAAAAAGCCGGCACCCTCACCCACATGGCGAAAATGCCCTATGGGGAATTGAAGGGACATTGGCGTGACACCGATATTTGGGAAAAACTCCTGCCAAAACCTGACATTCCGGTGTAGTTGCCCTGGCTACTGCGAAAAACAGTTGGGTTGGGGGAGTGTCTCGGCCGCAGCGTGAAAAAAAGAAAACACCGGCCTTCTTCGGTAGTGTGCAGCGGAGCCACTGCCGAAGAAGGCCGGTGCTTTTTTAAAAACACAATGCTTGCTGTGCAAGCGGATTATTCGATGGTGTCTTTGAGTTTGTCTTCCCGCACAAAGAACAACAAGATGAGCGCTAACACTGCCAGCGGGCTGAGCCACAAAAATACTGGGGTGAGTGCGTCGTTATAGCTCAACGCAATTGCATCTTGGATGACTGCCGGCAACAGATTCACCGAGTCAGGGGTGATTGAAGAAGTGGCGTTGCCCTGCGACATGACAGCACCGATTTTTGCGGCCTGTTCTGGGGGCAAGGTGGTGATTGCCTGCGGCACGGTCACCGCAAGATGCTCTTTTAAGTTAGCGACAAATAAGCCACCCACCAGTGCGGAACCAAGCGAGGCGCCGATTTGGCGCACAAAGTTATTGGTTGCTGTTGCGGTACCAACCACAGCGATCGGGAAGGTATTTTGCACGATAAGCACCAGAATCTGCATCGCCATCCCCAAACCAAAACCAAGCGTTGCCAAGTAGCTGGAGACTTCAACAAGGGAAGAATCAGCATGCAGCCGCGAAAGCAGGATAAGGGCGATAAACACCACAGCTAACCCGGCGATGGGGAACCAGCGGTAGCGGCCGGTACGGGTCACAATCATGCCGACGACGATGGAGGTTACCGTGAGAGTAAACATCATAGGCAACAGCATCAACCCGGCATTGGTAGGCGAGAGATGATGCACCATCTGCAGATAGGTTGGCATATATCCCAGGGCACCAAACATGAAAATGCCCATGGTCAGGCCGGCAAGGGTGGTCAGCACAAAGTTTCGTTTGGCAAAGAGCCACAGCGGAATCAGCGGGTCGGCTACTTTCGATTCGACAATGATCAGCGCAATGGTTGCCACCACACAGATAGCGATGAGGGAGAGGATCATCGGAGAGGTCCACGCATAATCCCGGCCACCCCAGGTGACAAACAAAATAAGTGAAGTGGTCGCTACGGCCATGGTGAGCATGCCCAACCAGTCGAGTTTGCCGGGGCTGCGGCGGGCCGGCAACTGCAAAAATCGCCACGTAGCGGCAAGTGCAACCACGCCGAGCGGAATGTTGAACCACAAACCCCAGCGCCAGCCAGGGCCGTCGGTAAACCAGCCACCAGCAATAGGGCCTACCACTGAGGCGAAGGCGAACGCGCCACCCATGATGCCCATATATTTGCCACGTTGCCGGGCGGGCACCACATCGGCAGTGATCGCCTGGGAGAGAACCATCATGCCGCCGCCGGCCATACCTTGAATAACGCGCGCAATGATGAGTGCTGTCATGGAATGGGCGAAGCCGCCGATGATAGATCCGCCGACGAATGCGGCAATCGCAAAGAGGAAGAGTCCTTTGCGTCCTATCTGGTCGCCAAGTTTGCCGAACACTGGCAGGGCAATGGTTTGTGCCAACAGATAGGCAGTAATCACCCAAGCCATATGTTCAACACCGTGCAGCTCACCGACAATAGTGGGAAGTGCTGTGGCGAAAATCATTTGCCCCAGCGAGGACATGAGCATCGCACAGATCAGTGCGGTGAAAATCAGTCCAAGATGATTGCCGTTAGTTGGCTGCGGGGCGGGTTTGGCCTGCCGGGCAGGCGGAGAAACGTCAGTGGTCATAGCGAAAAAAACACCTAAGAACGAATAATAGAAGCCGCACCACTACCTGGCTCGGCAGGAAAGTGGAGTGACCAAAACCTAGAAGTATGCCCGGTTAGACCTGTATAGGCAGGCTATCGGGCAGCAAGCCTTGGAGCTGTCACCAAAACCGACGGTTGTATAAACCATGGTGGCAGCTGAGGCAACGAAATAGTGCGAAAGGCAGCCACCCTGCAGGGTGGGATATCTGCTGCGCACAACAACAGGGAAAAACAATCCATCCCCGGCGCACATGTCGTGGCTGGATTGCGCAAACCGCAACAATGCGGGATCACTGCGGTCACCGATTGTGTGACCATGTTGAGGTTTGCCTGCTCCCCACGGTCTTGGGCGACTGCATGCCGTCACGCGACCAAGTGGTGGGAACCAAACAATTGTAGAGCAATGATCGCCACAATACATTTTCGCAGCACTCCCAGTGAAACCTAGGCAACCAATATCCATAGCTGAACGTAACTGTGGAAGTGGCTGTTGTTGGGTATTTGCGGCAACTGATTTGTTAACGCGAAACAGGCACCCTGTATTCCATGCTGCTGGTGCAAACCCTTCCCTGGCCGCAACTAGCGATACGCAGGAGGAATAGCGGTGTATCCGGCCGGTGGTCTATCGCATCATCCGGGGCGATCGCTCGAGCTGGTGTCGAGATTTTCTGCGCTGCGGTAATTTATCGGATGCAATATGTGCAGCTTTTAGGAATTAGCTTGGAACGCCTTCCAGTTTTTATGCGTTACGCTGCAAGATCAATAACAGCTAATGAAACCGTTAATACTGCTTCATTGGTGTCCTGGTGGGAGACTTGCTGCGCTCAGCATTGTGGTGTCCGGATGGAAGCTATGCCAATGGCGGTGAGAGATTGGGCGTTGCAAGTTGTTGTTCATTGCGTTGTGGGGGAGATGCATGTTG
The Corynebacterium choanae DNA segment above includes these coding regions:
- a CDS encoding alpha/beta fold hydrolase — protein: MTAQPVELSYEIIAGPSPATHQFPVIFIGALGSNKSMWLAQHEAISAEFTACYCDKRGHGASPVPAGPYSVAAMAADITAVMDANNWAKAHIVGLSLGGAVAQMVAITAPERVVSLTLVSTATKFGDRPTWLEKAAKVRAESTAAIAMDSATRWFTPDYGISSGKRDEFYAMVSACPDEGYAGSCEALAEFDSAADLAQVTAPTLVISGAQDPGTTPAVVRQVHAAIAGSTFASLEPAAHLCNIEQAEQFNHLVLTHLHAADQAAAEQQ
- a CDS encoding LGFP repeat-containing protein; this encodes MIANTRARLVAAACALGLVATGAVACANTENDVKDAGATVSKGVSEAASSASSAASEAATDAKDAAKDAADKAEAAAEDAKDAAKDAADKAEAAAKDAAADASVALDDDMVKVPNAAGDEVAIPAAIENAYQEMGGISGPAGKLVNVTHKGDAWVASYADGWHIAYSKDTGAYVVKGLIGKFWFENGALEHEAGLPLNDEQPDRVNGGWTQNFTNGVIWAKENGDAGFDPK
- a CDS encoding GNAT family N-acetyltransferase, with protein sequence MTSPNFLIRPLTKADYPQVVEIYEHGLDTGHATYERHAPTWQKFSSVKIMETAFVAVEASDNTTVLGWVTAAPVSQRAVFHGVVEDSIYIHPDARGRGVAGALLDKLIEVCIELEKWAIHSWIFPENEGSKKLHQSRGFEKAGTLTHMAKMPYGELKGHWRDTDIWEKLLPKPDIPV
- a CDS encoding MDR family MFS transporter → MTTDVSPPARQAKPAPQPTNGNHLGLIFTALICAMLMSSLGQMIFATALPTIVGELHGVEHMAWVITAYLLAQTIALPVFGKLGDQIGRKGLFLFAIAAFVGGSIIGGFAHSMTALIIARVIQGMAGGGMMVLSQAITADVVPARQRGKYMGIMGGAFAFASVVGPIAGGWFTDGPGWRWGLWFNIPLGVVALAATWRFLQLPARRSPGKLDWLGMLTMAVATTSLILFVTWGGRDYAWTSPMILSLIAICVVATIALIIVESKVADPLIPLWLFAKRNFVLTTLAGLTMGIFMFGALGYMPTYLQMVHHLSPTNAGLMLLPMMFTLTVTSIVVGMIVTRTGRYRWFPIAGLAVVFIALILLSRLHADSSLVEVSSYLATLGFGLGMAMQILVLIVQNTFPIAVVGTATATNNFVRQIGASLGSALVGGLFVANLKEHLAVTVPQAITTLPPEQAAKIGAVMSQGNATSSITPDSVNLLPAVIQDAIALSYNDALTPVFLWLSPLAVLALILLFFVREDKLKDTIE